A genomic segment from Barrientosiimonas humi encodes:
- a CDS encoding WS/DGAT/MGAT family O-acyltransferase translates to MTDRLSALDVSFLYLEDASTPLHVGSVMVFKPGKDDFDLDRLLALVTSRIAYVPRYRQRVKDVPGGLLNPVWVDDAEFDLSYHVRRSALPRPGSTTQLEEFVARIQARPLDRSRPLWELYLVEGLAHGRFAIVTKTHQALVDGIHAIDLGQVIVDTAADRGDPVPHTWHAQREPSGVELMAQAVLDVVRSPSQVVEGVKAGVGDAWHVAGRARQVAGDVVQAVARSAARPAPSSPLNVEIGPHRRVLTIDTRLADYQAVRSRVNRARGGIEVSVHDVVLAVIAGGLRNWLLTRGESVSGGESVRALVPVSTQPQEAEGEQVAALVVDLPVGEPSPTMRLHQVAYSMHQQMESSQAMTAAALREIAGFAPPTLHSLGARVGSAMTRRISNLVVTNVPGPQQPLYAGDARMVASYPVIPLGKGQALSIGLTSYDGGVYFGLNADRAAMPDLDVLGQCLTDALAELGEDEAS, encoded by the coding sequence GTGACCGATCGGTTGAGCGCCCTCGACGTGTCCTTCCTCTATCTCGAGGACGCCAGCACGCCGTTGCACGTCGGCTCGGTGATGGTCTTCAAGCCGGGCAAGGACGACTTCGACCTCGACCGGCTGCTGGCGCTCGTGACGAGCCGGATCGCCTACGTCCCGCGATACCGCCAGCGGGTCAAGGACGTGCCGGGCGGCCTGCTCAACCCGGTCTGGGTCGACGACGCCGAGTTCGACCTGAGCTATCACGTGCGCCGCTCGGCGCTGCCGCGTCCGGGGTCGACCACCCAGCTCGAGGAGTTCGTCGCGCGCATCCAGGCGCGCCCGCTCGACCGCTCGCGGCCGCTGTGGGAGCTCTACCTCGTCGAGGGGCTGGCCCACGGGCGGTTCGCGATCGTCACCAAGACCCACCAGGCGCTGGTCGACGGCATCCACGCCATCGACCTCGGCCAGGTCATCGTCGACACCGCCGCCGACCGCGGCGACCCGGTGCCGCACACCTGGCACGCCCAGCGCGAGCCGTCCGGGGTCGAGCTGATGGCCCAGGCGGTGCTCGACGTGGTCCGGAGCCCCAGCCAGGTCGTCGAGGGCGTCAAGGCCGGCGTCGGTGACGCCTGGCACGTCGCGGGGCGCGCCCGCCAGGTCGCCGGCGACGTGGTGCAGGCCGTCGCCCGCTCGGCCGCGCGCCCGGCGCCGAGCAGCCCGCTCAACGTCGAGATCGGGCCGCACCGGCGGGTGCTCACGATCGACACCAGGCTGGCCGACTACCAGGCGGTGCGCTCGCGGGTGAACCGCGCCCGTGGCGGCATCGAGGTCAGCGTCCACGACGTCGTGCTGGCCGTCATCGCCGGCGGGCTGCGCAACTGGCTGCTCACCCGCGGCGAGTCGGTGTCGGGCGGGGAGTCGGTGCGCGCGCTCGTGCCGGTCAGCACCCAGCCGCAGGAGGCCGAGGGAGAGCAGGTCGCGGCGCTCGTGGTCGACCTGCCCGTCGGCGAGCCCAGCCCGACCATGCGCCTGCACCAGGTGGCCTACTCCATGCACCAGCAGATGGAGAGCAGCCAAGCGATGACCGCCGCGGCCCTGCGCGAGATCGCCGGCTTCGCCCCGCCCACGCTGCACTCGCTCGGCGCGCGCGTCGGCAGCGCCATGACGCGCCGCATCTCCAACCTGGTCGTGACCAACGTGCCGGGCCCGCAGCAACCGCTCTACGCCGGCGACGCGCGGATGGTCGCGAGCTACCCCGTGATCCCGCTCGGCAAGGGGCAGGCGCTGTCGATCGGTCTGACGTCCTACGACGGCGGGGTCTACTTCGGGCTCAACGCCGACCGGGCCGCGATGCCCGACCTCGACGTGCTCGGGCAGTGCCTCACCGACGCGCTGGCCGAGCTGGGCGAGGATGAGGCCTCATGA
- a CDS encoding DUF6912 family protein, with protein MSSLTRIYLPLTAADLDELATSHELSLDGRLATGVTDALRESAPQDDDEGWEFTATQDAAAATADGQRVVVAAADVPDDKVQPAGGEIASAVTVSGVLSRQRVASLHLGDEGVRPEPGEELELSWYDITELDEVRRLLGDD; from the coding sequence ATGAGCTCGCTGACCCGCATCTACCTGCCGCTGACCGCCGCCGACCTCGACGAGCTGGCGACGAGCCACGAGCTGTCGCTCGACGGACGCCTCGCGACCGGAGTCACCGACGCCCTGCGCGAGTCGGCCCCGCAGGACGACGACGAGGGCTGGGAGTTCACCGCCACCCAGGACGCCGCGGCGGCCACCGCCGACGGGCAGCGCGTGGTCGTCGCCGCGGCCGACGTGCCCGACGACAAGGTTCAGCCCGCCGGCGGCGAGATCGCTTCTGCCGTGACGGTTTCCGGCGTCCTGTCTCGTCAGCGGGTGGCCAGTCTGCACCTGGGTGACGAGGGCGTACGTCCGGAGCCGGGTGAGGAGCTCGAGCTCAGCTGGTACGACATCACCGAGCTCGACGAGGTCCGCCGGCTGCTGGGCGATGACTGA
- a CDS encoding nucleotidyltransferase domain-containing protein: MTDQGFPLSRDEAVATARRLVTGRFSDARCAWLAGSVVAGTATSTSDLDIVVLLDGPPAPFRESLVHEDIPVELFVHTLGSIAHYRAKDRSRRQPTMARLIAGGVVLVDRDNVAADLATACLDEVLAGPDPLPQHEIDAARYHVTDLLADLEGAVDETERAVLVAALWEQAARLLLGHDQQWQGSGKGLLRALQARDRALGDDLGARLTQGLTAGPAALDAAVRGVLEHCGGALFAGYRVGGVSGPSSSA, from the coding sequence ATGACTGACCAGGGCTTCCCCCTCAGCCGCGACGAGGCCGTCGCCACGGCGCGTCGGCTCGTCACCGGGCGCTTCTCCGACGCGCGGTGCGCCTGGCTCGCGGGGAGCGTGGTCGCCGGCACGGCGACCAGCACCTCCGACCTCGACATCGTCGTGCTGCTGGACGGGCCGCCGGCGCCGTTCCGCGAGTCGCTGGTGCACGAGGACATCCCCGTCGAGCTGTTCGTGCACACGCTCGGCTCGATCGCGCACTACCGCGCCAAGGACCGCTCGCGGCGGCAGCCGACGATGGCGCGGCTGATCGCCGGGGGAGTGGTGCTGGTCGACCGCGACAACGTGGCGGCCGACCTCGCGACGGCCTGCCTCGACGAGGTGCTCGCCGGCCCGGATCCGTTGCCGCAGCACGAGATCGACGCGGCGCGCTATCACGTCACCGACCTGCTGGCGGACCTCGAGGGCGCCGTCGACGAGACCGAGCGCGCGGTGCTCGTCGCGGCGCTGTGGGAGCAGGCGGCTCGGCTGCTGCTCGGCCACGACCAGCAGTGGCAGGGCTCCGGCAAGGGGCTGCTGCGCGCGCTGCAGGCGCGCGACCGGGCGCTCGGCGACGACCTCGGCGCTCGGCTCACCCAGGGCCTCACCGCCGGCCCGGCCGCCCTCGACGCCGCGGTGCGCGGGGTGCTCGAGCACTGCGGCGGCGCGCTGTTCGCCGGTTACCGCGTCGGGGGCGTGAGCGGTCCGTCGTCGAGCGCGTGA
- a CDS encoding DUF2505 domain-containing protein has translation MKITETWTYAATPDRVWAMITDPAFQERKCAASGALSFDVSVEQAAGDGATVVTSRRMPTDGLPSQFQKFVKDGLEVVETQTWEPAAGDGSRSGRADVQIKGTPVTMKGTLTMTPAGEGTTLRLDADVKAGIPLVGGQIEKAVAPAVVHGIKVEEREGAAYLTGA, from the coding sequence ATGAAGATCACCGAGACCTGGACCTACGCCGCCACCCCCGACCGCGTCTGGGCGATGATCACCGACCCGGCGTTCCAGGAGCGCAAGTGCGCGGCCTCCGGGGCCCTGTCGTTCGACGTGTCGGTCGAGCAGGCGGCCGGCGACGGCGCCACCGTCGTCACCTCCCGGCGGATGCCGACCGACGGGCTGCCCAGCCAGTTCCAGAAGTTCGTCAAGGACGGCCTGGAGGTCGTCGAGACCCAGACCTGGGAGCCCGCCGCCGGTGACGGCTCGCGCTCGGGCCGCGCCGACGTACAGATCAAGGGCACGCCCGTCACGATGAAGGGCACGCTCACGATGACGCCCGCCGGCGAGGGCACCACGCTGCGCCTCGACGCGGACGTCAAGGCGGGAATCCCGTTGGTGGGCGGGCAGATCGAGAAGGCCGTCGCCCCCGCGGTGGTGCACGGCATCAAGGTCGAGGAGCGCGAGGGCGCGGCCTACCTCACCGGCGCCTGA
- the pruA gene encoding L-glutamate gamma-semialdehyde dehydrogenase, whose protein sequence is MDAVTQVPAPINEPVLDYAPGSPERAALEVALVEIGSEQVDLPHTIGGKQVMGGGKSIKVRQPHAHKLVLGTMKNATVSDAESAVEAAKQAAPAWRDLSFDDRASVLLKAADLLSGPWRQKLNAATMLGQSKTCFQAEIDSACELIDFWRFNVHFARQILAEQPPANARGVWNRTDHRPLEGFVYAITPFNFTAIAGNLPTAPALMGNTVVWKPSPTQTRAAVLIMELLQAAGLPDGVINLVTGDGLNVSKVALADPDLAGIHFTGSTPTFQHLWQEVGNNLQAYRSYPRLVGETGGKDFIVAHPSADPDVLRTAMIRGAFEYQGQKCSAASRAYVPASLWKQIKGDLVDLTQAISQGDVTDFSNFMGAVIDDRAFAKHKAAIDMAHSHRDVKVLAGGTYDDSVGYFVRPTVLEVGNPDHELFSTEYFGPILAVHVFPDRQYDKVLDQMESVAPYALTGSIIAQDRAVIAEAAHRLRFAAGNFYVNDKPTGAVVGQQPFGGGRGSGTNDKAGAAQNLMRWTSTRSIKETFVPPTSYEYPHMG, encoded by the coding sequence ATGGACGCTGTGACCCAGGTCCCCGCCCCGATCAACGAACCGGTCCTCGACTACGCGCCGGGCAGCCCCGAGCGCGCCGCGCTCGAGGTCGCGCTGGTCGAGATCGGCAGCGAGCAGGTCGACCTGCCGCACACGATCGGCGGCAAGCAGGTCATGGGCGGCGGCAAGAGCATCAAGGTGCGCCAGCCGCACGCGCACAAGTTGGTCCTGGGGACCATGAAGAATGCCACCGTCTCCGACGCGGAGTCCGCGGTCGAGGCGGCCAAGCAGGCGGCGCCGGCCTGGCGCGACCTGTCCTTCGACGACCGGGCGTCGGTGCTGCTCAAGGCCGCCGACCTGCTGTCCGGCCCGTGGCGCCAGAAGCTCAACGCCGCGACCATGCTCGGCCAGAGCAAGACCTGCTTCCAGGCCGAGATCGACAGCGCCTGCGAGCTCATCGACTTCTGGCGCTTCAACGTGCACTTCGCGCGGCAGATCCTCGCTGAGCAGCCGCCGGCCAACGCGCGCGGCGTCTGGAACCGCACCGACCACCGCCCGCTCGAGGGCTTCGTCTATGCGATCACCCCGTTCAACTTCACCGCGATCGCCGGCAACCTGCCCACCGCGCCGGCGCTGATGGGCAACACGGTCGTCTGGAAGCCCTCGCCCACCCAGACCCGCGCGGCCGTGCTGATCATGGAGCTGCTGCAGGCGGCCGGTCTGCCCGACGGCGTCATCAACCTGGTCACCGGCGACGGGCTCAACGTCTCCAAGGTCGCCCTCGCCGACCCCGACCTCGCCGGCATCCACTTCACCGGCTCGACCCCGACCTTCCAGCACCTGTGGCAGGAGGTCGGCAACAACCTGCAGGCCTACCGGTCCTACCCGCGCCTGGTCGGCGAGACCGGCGGCAAGGACTTCATCGTGGCTCACCCTTCGGCCGACCCCGACGTGCTGCGCACGGCGATGATCCGGGGCGCGTTCGAGTACCAGGGCCAGAAGTGCTCGGCCGCCTCGCGCGCGTACGTCCCCGCGTCGCTGTGGAAGCAGATCAAGGGCGACCTGGTCGACCTGACCCAGGCCATCAGCCAGGGTGACGTCACCGACTTCAGCAACTTCATGGGCGCCGTCATCGACGACCGCGCGTTCGCCAAGCACAAGGCCGCGATCGACATGGCCCACTCGCACCGCGACGTGAAGGTCCTCGCGGGCGGCACGTACGACGACAGCGTCGGCTACTTCGTGCGGCCCACCGTGCTCGAGGTCGGCAACCCCGACCACGAGCTGTTCTCCACGGAGTACTTCGGCCCGATCCTCGCGGTGCACGTCTTCCCCGACCGGCAGTACGACAAGGTGCTCGACCAGATGGAGTCCGTCGCGCCGTACGCCCTCACCGGCTCGATCATCGCCCAGGACCGGGCGGTCATCGCCGAGGCCGCGCACCGTCTGCGGTTCGCCGCCGGCAACTTCTACGTCAACGACAAGCCGACCGGTGCGGTCGTCGGGCAGCAGCCGTTCGGCGGCGGCCGGGGCAGCGGCACCAACGACAAGGCCGGCGCCGCGCAGAACCTGATGCGCTGGACCAGCACCCGCTCGATCAAGGAGACGTTCGTCCCGCCGACGAGCTACGAGTACCCGCACATGGGCTGA
- a CDS encoding NAD-glutamate dehydrogenase has protein sequence MTSVDQSRSDIIKATSEKSPPGPASQVCETYFRHLDDDELRTAGPEHLSGIVRSHVSLAQQRGDGEAKVRVFRPTRGTDGWTNSYAVLEVVTDDMPFLVDSVMAELTRHDRDVRLLVHPQLRVRRGPTGELLEIDPATDGDDTGVREESWIHMEIDLALNDEADERLERDLRRVLGDVREAVEDWPKMRAASLSIVEDLGEHPPREVPQDITDRTQEFLRWLADNHFTFLGYKEYVLDVVDGEDVLRSVPGTGLGVLRWDGANKSQSFSRLTGEARARAREPELLILTKANSRATVHRPAYLDYVGIKTFDEAGRVVGEKRFLGLYTSTAYTDPVRRVPVVRERVDKVLARSGFDPHSHSGKDLMQVLETYPRDELLQTSSEQLHRMATGVARLGERRQSRLFLRRDDYGRFVSAMVYIPRDRYNTAARLRMEQILRDAYDAESVDYTTSVGESSLARLHFVVRVKPGTSIDEVDESKLQDKIIEATHSWSERLAEQSRKEDGDDAAARMTSLYSRAFPEAYKEDFSPRQGVADLKRLEALQGADDTLLTLYREPGADERERRFKLFRRSPLILTDVMPVFTDLGVSVTDERPYEMKRADGETVFIYDFGLRARDARVWGSGEQGVAAIREVFQDAFSAVWEGRAESDRFNELVLAGGLTWRQVVILRAVAKYLRQIGSTFSDNYLIEALTSNLDLARALVELFETRFDPERPDQGRDDAEQQVLDRIDAALDDVASLDHDRIIRSFVGVIRATLRTNAFQADGDGTHRPVVSFKIDCKAVPGLPSPKPMFEIWVYSPRVEGVHLRFGKVARGGLRWSDRREDFRTEILGLVKAQMVKNAVIVPTGSKGGFVAKQLPDASDREAWQAEGIEAYKGFISGLLDVTDNLVSGEVVPPEQVVRHDPDDTYLVVAADKGTATFSDIANGVAQDYGFWLDDAFASGGSAGYDHKAMGITARGAWESVKRHFRDMGVDSQTEDFTAVGVGDMSGDVFGNGMLLSEHIRLVAAFDHRHIFVDPDPDAATSFAERRRLFDLPRSSWADYDADLISEGGGVWPRTAKSIPVSPQMVTALGLAEGTTSMTPAELMKAVLLAPVDLLWNGGIGTYVKSAVESNDQIGDRANDAIRVDGRDLRVKVIGEGGNLGASQLGRIEAAQAGVRVNTDAIDNSAGVDTSDHEVNIKILLTEQMRSGELSLEQRNELLESMTDEVAVQVLRDNYEQNTLLGNARAQEGAMVTVHQRLIHWLEERGELDRELEFLPSDDEIAARAAQGKGLTSPELSVLLSYAKLALKADLDGSALTSDPWFDRTLAHYFPEPLRERYADALREHPLRDDIVVNSVVNSLVNRGGITFAYRALEETAADPEQVMRAYVVAREVFGMSEFVAQVEALDNKVSTQAQTELYLEFRRLIDRATRWLLHSRPAHLDVGSEIERFGPAVRELSPKVPDMLSGAERERWERSVEQLLGEGLPRELAERGAALLDTFSLLDIVEQAREREEPVADVAAVYFVLSERLGIDRLLGAVSQLPREDRWDSLARGAVRDDLYSVLDSLTGTVLAGTEPGTDAQARVDGWSSENEGAIGRGQQALDGLADLEEPTLAALSVALRTLRTVIRSGSAS, from the coding sequence ATGACATCTGTCGATCAGTCCCGGTCCGACATCATCAAGGCCACCAGCGAGAAGTCTCCGCCGGGCCCCGCCTCCCAGGTGTGCGAGACCTACTTCCGCCACCTCGACGACGACGAGCTGCGCACGGCGGGCCCCGAGCACCTCAGCGGCATCGTCCGTAGCCACGTCTCGCTCGCCCAGCAGCGCGGCGACGGCGAGGCCAAGGTGCGCGTCTTCCGCCCCACCCGCGGCACCGACGGCTGGACCAACTCCTACGCCGTGCTCGAGGTCGTCACCGACGACATGCCCTTCCTCGTCGACTCGGTGATGGCCGAGCTGACCCGGCACGACCGCGACGTGCGCCTGCTCGTCCACCCGCAGCTGCGGGTGCGGCGCGGCCCGACCGGCGAGCTGCTCGAGATCGACCCCGCGACCGACGGTGACGACACCGGGGTGCGCGAGGAGTCGTGGATCCACATGGAGATCGACCTCGCGCTCAACGACGAGGCCGACGAGCGCCTCGAGCGCGACCTGCGCCGCGTGCTCGGCGACGTGCGCGAGGCCGTCGAGGACTGGCCCAAGATGCGCGCGGCCTCGCTGTCGATCGTCGAGGACCTGGGCGAGCACCCGCCGCGCGAGGTGCCGCAGGACATCACCGACCGCACCCAGGAGTTCCTGCGCTGGCTGGCCGACAACCACTTCACGTTCCTCGGCTACAAGGAGTACGTCCTCGACGTCGTCGACGGCGAGGACGTGCTGCGGTCGGTGCCCGGCACCGGCCTGGGGGTGCTGCGCTGGGACGGCGCCAACAAGTCGCAGAGCTTCAGCCGGCTCACCGGTGAGGCCCGCGCCCGCGCCCGCGAGCCCGAGCTGCTGATCCTCACCAAGGCCAACTCGCGGGCCACCGTGCACCGCCCGGCCTACCTCGACTACGTCGGCATCAAGACGTTCGACGAGGCCGGCCGGGTCGTCGGTGAGAAGCGCTTCCTCGGCCTCTACACCTCGACGGCCTACACCGACCCCGTACGCCGGGTGCCGGTCGTGCGCGAGCGCGTCGACAAGGTGCTCGCCCGCAGCGGGTTCGACCCGCACAGCCACTCCGGCAAGGACCTCATGCAGGTGCTGGAGACCTATCCGCGCGACGAGCTGCTGCAGACCTCCTCCGAGCAGCTGCACCGGATGGCCACCGGCGTGGCGCGGCTCGGCGAGCGGCGGCAGTCGCGGCTGTTCCTGCGCCGGGACGACTACGGCCGGTTCGTCTCGGCGATGGTCTATATCCCGCGCGACCGCTACAACACCGCCGCCCGGCTGCGCATGGAGCAGATCCTGCGCGACGCGTACGACGCCGAGAGCGTCGACTACACCACGTCGGTCGGCGAATCCTCTTTAGCCCGACTGCACTTCGTCGTCCGGGTGAAGCCTGGCACCTCGATCGACGAGGTCGACGAGAGCAAGCTGCAGGACAAGATCATCGAGGCCACCCACTCCTGGAGCGAGCGGCTGGCCGAGCAGTCGCGCAAGGAGGACGGCGACGACGCCGCGGCCCGCATGACCTCGCTGTACTCCCGGGCGTTCCCCGAGGCTTACAAGGAGGACTTCTCCCCGCGCCAGGGCGTGGCCGACCTCAAGCGGCTCGAGGCGCTGCAGGGCGCTGACGACACGCTGCTCACGCTCTACCGCGAGCCGGGCGCCGACGAGCGCGAGCGGCGGTTCAAGCTGTTCCGTCGCTCGCCGCTGATCCTCACCGACGTGATGCCGGTGTTCACCGACCTCGGCGTCTCGGTCACCGACGAGCGGCCGTACGAGATGAAGCGCGCCGACGGCGAGACGGTCTTCATCTACGACTTCGGCCTGCGGGCGCGCGACGCGCGCGTGTGGGGCTCCGGCGAGCAGGGCGTCGCGGCGATCCGCGAGGTGTTCCAGGACGCCTTCTCCGCGGTCTGGGAGGGCCGGGCGGAGAGCGACCGGTTCAACGAGCTGGTGCTCGCCGGCGGGCTGACCTGGCGGCAGGTCGTCATCCTGCGCGCGGTCGCGAAGTACCTGCGCCAGATCGGCAGCACGTTCAGCGACAACTACCTCATCGAGGCGCTCACCTCCAACCTCGACCTGGCCCGCGCGCTGGTCGAGCTGTTCGAGACCCGCTTCGACCCCGAGCGCCCCGACCAGGGCCGCGACGACGCCGAGCAGCAGGTGCTCGACCGCATCGACGCCGCGCTCGACGACGTCGCGAGCCTCGACCACGACCGGATCATCCGCTCGTTCGTCGGCGTCATCCGAGCGACGTTGCGCACCAACGCTTTTCAGGCCGACGGCGACGGGACGCACCGTCCGGTCGTCAGCTTCAAGATCGACTGCAAGGCCGTCCCGGGGCTGCCCAGCCCGAAGCCGATGTTCGAGATCTGGGTCTACAGCCCCCGGGTCGAGGGCGTGCACCTGCGTTTCGGCAAGGTCGCGCGCGGCGGTCTGCGCTGGAGCGACCGGCGCGAGGACTTCCGCACCGAGATCCTGGGCCTCGTCAAGGCGCAGATGGTCAAGAACGCCGTCATCGTGCCGACCGGCTCCAAGGGCGGCTTCGTCGCCAAGCAGCTGCCCGACGCCAGCGACCGCGAGGCCTGGCAGGCCGAGGGGATCGAGGCCTACAAGGGGTTCATCTCCGGCCTGCTCGACGTGACCGACAACCTGGTGTCCGGCGAGGTCGTACCCCCCGAGCAGGTCGTGCGCCACGACCCCGACGACACCTACCTCGTCGTCGCCGCCGACAAGGGCACCGCGACCTTCTCCGACATCGCCAACGGCGTCGCCCAGGACTACGGCTTCTGGCTCGACGACGCGTTCGCCAGCGGCGGCTCGGCCGGCTACGACCACAAGGCCATGGGCATCACCGCCCGCGGCGCGTGGGAGTCGGTCAAGCGGCACTTCCGCGACATGGGCGTGGACTCCCAGACCGAGGACTTCACCGCGGTCGGCGTCGGAGACATGAGCGGCGACGTGTTCGGCAACGGCATGCTGCTGTCGGAGCACATCCGGCTGGTCGCGGCCTTCGACCACCGGCACATCTTCGTCGACCCCGACCCCGACGCGGCGACCTCGTTCGCCGAGCGGCGCCGGCTGTTCGACCTGCCGCGCAGCTCGTGGGCCGACTACGACGCGGACCTGATCTCCGAGGGCGGCGGCGTCTGGCCGCGCACCGCGAAGTCGATCCCGGTCAGCCCGCAGATGGTCACCGCGCTCGGGCTCGCCGAGGGCACCACCTCGATGACCCCGGCCGAGCTGATGAAGGCGGTGCTGCTGGCGCCGGTCGACCTGCTGTGGAACGGCGGCATCGGCACCTACGTGAAGTCGGCCGTCGAGAGCAACGACCAGATCGGCGACCGCGCCAACGACGCCATCCGCGTCGACGGGCGCGACCTGCGGGTCAAGGTCATCGGCGAGGGTGGCAACCTCGGCGCCAGCCAGCTCGGCCGCATCGAGGCCGCCCAGGCGGGCGTGCGCGTCAACACCGACGCCATCGACAACTCCGCCGGCGTCGACACCTCCGACCACGAGGTCAACATCAAGATCCTGCTCACCGAGCAGATGCGCTCGGGCGAGCTGTCGCTGGAGCAGCGCAACGAGCTGCTGGAGTCGATGACCGACGAGGTCGCCGTGCAGGTGCTGCGCGACAACTACGAGCAGAACACCCTGCTCGGCAACGCGCGCGCCCAGGAGGGCGCCATGGTCACCGTGCACCAGCGGTTGATCCACTGGCTGGAGGAGCGCGGCGAGCTCGACCGCGAGCTGGAGTTCCTGCCCTCCGACGACGAGATCGCCGCCCGCGCGGCGCAGGGCAAGGGCCTCACCTCGCCCGAGCTGTCGGTGCTGCTGTCCTACGCCAAGCTGGCGCTCAAGGCCGACCTCGACGGCAGCGCGCTCACCTCCGACCCGTGGTTCGACCGCACCCTGGCGCACTACTTCCCCGAGCCGCTGCGCGAGCGTTACGCCGACGCGCTGCGCGAGCACCCGCTGCGCGACGACATCGTCGTCAACTCGGTCGTCAACTCGCTGGTCAACCGGGGCGGCATCACCTTCGCCTACCGGGCGCTCGAGGAGACCGCCGCCGACCCCGAGCAGGTGATGCGGGCGTACGTCGTGGCCCGGGAGGTCTTCGGCATGAGCGAGTTCGTCGCGCAGGTCGAGGCGCTCGACAACAAGGTCTCGACCCAGGCGCAGACCGAGCTCTACCTGGAGTTCCGCCGGCTCATCGACCGCGCCACCCGGTGGCTGCTGCACTCGCGGCCGGCCCACCTGGACGTCGGCAGCGAGATCGAGCGCTTCGGACCCGCGGTGCGCGAGCTCAGCCCGAAGGTGCCCGACATGCTCAGCGGGGCCGAGCGCGAGCGCTGGGAGCGGTCCGTCGAGCAGCTGCTGGGCGAGGGGTTGCCGCGCGAGCTCGCCGAGCGGGGCGCCGCCCTGCTCGACACGTTCTCGCTGCTGGACATCGTGGAGCAGGCACGCGAGCGCGAGGAGCCGGTCGCCGACGTGGCCGCGGTCTACTTCGTGCTCAGCGAGCGGCTCGGCATCGACCGGCTGCTCGGTGCCGTGTCGCAGCTGCCGCGCGAGGACCGCTGGGACTCCCTCGCCCGCGGCGCCGTGCGCGACGACCTCTACTCCGTGCTCGACAGCCTCACCGGCACGGTGCTCGCCGGCACCGAGCCCGGCACCGACGCACAGGCCCGGGTCGACGGCTGGTCCAGCGAGAACGAGGGCGCGATCGGCCGGGGCCAGCAGGCGCTCGACGGGCTCGCCGACCTGGAGGAGCCCACGCTCGCCGCGCTGTCGGTGGCGCTGCGCACCCTCCGCACCGTCATCCGCTCCGGCTCCGCGTCCTGA